The Sinobacterium caligoides DNA window CTCTCCACCTGACCAAACGTTGACAGGTAAGCCTCGGCTTGCGCCAATTTATCCCCCTTTCGCCCGACAATAGTCACGTTGACATCACGCTCTAATAGTCGCTTTGCCGTCGCCAAACCCATACCGCTGCTACCGCCGATGATTAATGCCTGTGTGCTATTTTTCATGCTACTCTCGCCTACTGTTTGTTGAAAAGCTGCGGCCAGAGTAGGCGGCACCGCGTTAGAAAAAAAGTAAGTACTTTTTAGTCAGGTACTTACCAGGGAGTACTTGTTAATGAAAAACAACGAAAAATTATTTTCGCGTCGGTCTGCACCGGAGCGCTCGGCGCGCATGGTCGAGACCATCTGTGGCTGCAAGTGGTCGCTGACTGTCTACCAGCTGCTCAAGCACGAGATCAATCGCCCCGGCGAAATGGTGCGCAGCGTCGAAGGACTCACCACCAAGGTGCTCAATAACTGCCTCAGGCACAACACCGAATACGGCATTATTGAACGCCACGCCTTCAACGAAGTGCCGCCCAGGGTGGAATATCGTTTCACCGACTTTGGCCGCAAATTCGTCGCCATTCTCGATCAGTTAGAGGAGCTACAACAGGGTTTAGACGACGACTAGACTGAGCTAGGTGAGACCTCGCTCAACGATCACCGCACTAGTCACGCTAATATCCCTAGAGTCGCCTATGATTTGCTATAATCGCCCGCATCTATTGAACAGAGGTTTATCATGAGAGTCATTGGCGTAGAAATGAAAGGCAACGAGGCAAACATCTGCCTACTTGAGCAGACCGGCAACTTATTCAGCTTGCCCGACTGCCGGATCCGTCGCCTCAACCTAGTCGACATCAACAGCGCCGAGCAGCTACGCGACTTTCAGTTCGCCTTCAAGAAGCTGGTCGAGGATTACCGCGTCGATAAAATCGTCATCAAACAACGCCAGCCCAAGGGCAAGTTTGCCGGCAGCGCACACGGTTTCAAGATGGAGGCCGCCCTGCAACTGATCGGCGACAGCCCCGTCCATATCGTCTCGCAGAACGACATCAAGACGGCACTAAAAGAGCACCCGATGCCGATTCACTTCGCCGACACCGGCCTCAAGATGTTTCAAGAGACCGCCTTCATCAGCGCCTTTGTCGGCTGCTGGTTAAGCTAAGCGAAACAAGACAGTCCCCGGCCGCATTCACCATCACGAGGCGGCCCTCGTAACCCCCTCCCCCCGAACAATAACACCTGTCAGTATTTTTCATCGCACTGTCATCAAACTGCCACCGCGACGTCACACAGCCTTGCTAAATTGAGCTGCATAAATAAAGCAACTCAACCACGGAAGGAAAATCGATGTCGATCGCCACGATCCAGCTGACCGCAAACAGACCCGCGAAAGATTGCCACCCCGCAGCCAACAGATTCCGTCACAACCACTGCCTAACAACCAAGAAACTCGCCCGAGTGGCCCGCCACTATGGTGCCGCGAGTCAGTAACACGGCCCCCGGCAACCACTACCGTTACCGCCTGCGGTAGCAGAAATAATAACAAGCTGAGGCCACAGCCTCACCATACCCCCGCACACTGGCATCAGCGCCGCCCTCGCTCGATGCCTTTTTTGTCTCCGTCATCTGCGTCATCGCTCAACAAGACCTGTTCCACCTCTCGCTGCATCGCCTCGACCTGTTCCAGCCAGTACTGCAAGTCTGTCTCTATCGCCTGCATCGTCGTGGTCACCTGTGTGCGCCCGAACTGCCATTGTCGACGCCAGTCAGACTCCAGCTGCTGAAGCATCTGACGGCGCACAGTCAACTGCCGATCAAGCAGCGCCCGAGTCTCCGCGACACGCTCACCCAGCGCTTGTGTACCGCGCTGTCCCAGCTGCGCAAACTGTTGCCGGTTGCGGCTAAACTCCGCCTGCAGCCTCTCCCTCTGTCGCGACCAGCGACGCTCGAGCTCGCTCTCGTTCTGACCAAAGTCGGTCGTCGAGTGCTGTTCAAACAGCGCCAGTGCCGCCGCCGAGGGTTGCAGGTAGCGCACCTGTTTCTGCTCCCACGCGGTCAGGGTGTGATAGAGATGAGGGTAAGGCCAACCATAGCCCCAGCGAAAACTGGTCGGGATCAGCGGCGTTCCTCCGACCCGCACGCCGGCCATCATCAACAGGGCTAACTCGGGATCGGCGACCTCACTGACACAACGCTCCAGCTCTTGGTCGGCGAACAACCGCTCGCGATAACTGCCCCCGCGCCAATAGGCCAAGTCATGTGCCGCGCAACAGCGGTGCCAGAGGCGTCGATCGCTAAGTGTGCCATCCGGGAAGGCGCTGCAACCATCACTGCTAAACGGCTGCAGTGTAATCTGCCGCCCCGACGACTCCGCCCACAGCGGTGCGCACAGCAGTGATAGCATCAATATAGTGATCGATTTCATCTCTTCTCCAGCACAGCATTAACACAACTCATCAGCACACCTCATTGCCTCACCCGCCACTTTATAATAACCTTGCTAATCGACGATAACGAGCACCTCAGTAGCGTTGTCATGGAAGGCTGTCGATAGCGATTTGCCGGCTAGCGGTTCCATCACAAGGTATTCTAAGGTATAAGAGCGCTATGAAAACTCCCAAACGTATTTTACCCCTCATCGAAGACGGTCTCGTCGACGAAGTCCTCAGCCAGCTCATGAGCGGCAAAGAGGCGACAGTCTACACCGTACGCTGTGGTGACGAGATTCGCTGCGCCAAGGTCTACAAAGAGGCCAGCAAACGCAGCTTCAAAAAGGCCGTGCAGTATCAAGAGGGCCGCAAGGTTCGCAACAGCCGACGCGCCCGCGCCATCGAGAAGGGGTCCAAGTTTGGCCGTAAACAACAGGAGGAGACTTGGCAAAATGCCGAGGTCGACGCCCTGTTCCGCCTCGCCGATGCCGGTGTGCGCGTCCCTCAGCCCTACGGCTGTTTCGACGGCGTGCTATTGATGGACCTGATCACCGACGACGAAGGCAATGTCGCGCCGCGTCTGAACGATGTCTCCATGTCTGCCGAGCAGGCGCGAGAAGATCACGCCGAGGTGATGCAAGACGTCGCCCGCATGCTCTCTGTCGGCATCGTACACGGCGATCTCTCCGAGTTTAACGTCCTGGTCGACGACTACGGCCCAGTGATCATCGACCTGCCCCAGGCTGTCGATGCCGCCGCCAACAACAATGCCGAGGCCATGCTGACCCGCGACATCGACAACATGACTGATTACTACGCGCAATTCGCCCCCGATCTCGCCGACACACAATATGCCAAGGAGATCTGGGCGCTCTACGAAGAGGGACTTCTCGAGGGCGATACCGTCCTCACCGGGCAGGTCGAAGAGGACGACCACATCGCCGATGTCGACTCAGTAATGGCCGAGATTAAGGCCATCCTCGCCGACGAGCAGGAGCGTAAGGAGCGCCTCAACAGCGAGGTGATCGACTTAGCCGACAACAGCGAGTTCGACAAGTAAACCCTCTCGACGACGCTGCGATCGCCATAGCGACGGTCGCACCATCACGACGATCCAGCATCGCTACGATCTAACATCGCTACGATCTAGCATCGTTATACGCTATGACGTGCGCTCAGCCCGAGCCACGTCAGCAGGCTCTGCTAGACCTCTATCACCCCCTCTAGATATAACACCGCTCGCCCCGAAACCCGTATCGTCTGTTCACCAACGCGACAGTGCAGCTTGCCGCCACGCTGTGACGCCTGATAGGCGAGCAGCTCTGTCTTATCCAGGCGCTCCGCCCAGAGCGGCGCCAAACCGGTGTGAATCGACCCGGTCACCGGATCTTCGCCTCCACCACTGGCCGGCCAGAAATAGCGCGAAATAAAGTCGTAGTCATCATCAGCTGCCGCTGTCACCACTACATCGTAGGGCGCCAGCTGCCGCAGCAGTGCCAGATCTGGCTCCACCTCCCTAACGTCGCGAGCCTCATCGTAGATGACAAAATAAGCCTGCTCATTGCGCAACACCTCCACCGGCGCGATCGACAGCCCCGAGCGCAACGCCTCCGGTACCACCGCCAACGCCGTCGGGGGGCGGTGAGGAAAGTCCATGTCGATCAAGCCGTCGTCACCGCGCTGAATAATCATCTCGCCCACCGCCGGGGCACTGAAGCACAAGCGCTCAATCGTCGGGTACTGACCAAACAACACAAAGGCAGTGGCGAGGGTAGCGTGGCCGCAGAAAGCAATCTCGGTGATCGGAGAAAACCAGCGTAACTCATAACGATCTTCTGCTACCTGACGCGCAAAGGCCGTCTCCGAAAGATTGTTTTCTATTGCGATCGACTGCATTAAGGCCTCGTCGAGCCAGCTTTGCAAAACAATCACGGCGGCGGAATTGCCCTTAAATAACTCATCGGTAAAAGCGTCAACCTGTTGCATCTTCAATTGCATTTGTCACATTCCTTAGAAAAAAATTCTGCCGTTTAGCGGGCCGAGCGAGAGCTCAGTCGCAGTTCAAAACGACTGTCTATTAGTACTTGCCAATTTCTTCGTTAGCGAATTTTCGCCCGACTATTACGGTCTTTACTGTGGCTAATCAGCGCATCGTTGGCGAAGCTGAGATCGCCCTTAGCGAGACGATCATAGAGCACGACGTTGACCGTCGCCGCCAAGTTCATGCAGCCCTCTGTCGGTATATACACCACGCTATCGGCACGATCGACTACCTGCTGATCAGTCGAACCATCCTCTGGACCAAAGATATAAAGCGCCTTCGGTGGGTGCACAAACTCTGGTAGCGGCGTCGCCCCCTCGATCAGCTCGACGCAGACCACCTGCATATCGGCAG harbors:
- a CDS encoding RNA methyltransferase encodes the protein MSEEKSSAVYIGLVNPKSPTNVGAVLRAAGCYRVDAVRYTGQRYARAAQYQTDTKNRAETIPLNRVEVLSDDLPADMQVVCVELIEGATPLPEFVHPPKALYIFGPEDGSTDQQVVDRADSVVYIPTEGCMNLAATVNVVLYDRLAKGDLSFANDALISHSKDRNSRAKIR
- a CDS encoding PhzF family phenazine biosynthesis protein yields the protein MQLKMQQVDAFTDELFKGNSAAVIVLQSWLDEALMQSIAIENNLSETAFARQVAEDRYELRWFSPITEIAFCGHATLATAFVLFGQYPTIERLCFSAPAVGEMIIQRGDDGLIDMDFPHRPPTALAVVPEALRSGLSIAPVEVLRNEQAYFVIYDEARDVREVEPDLALLRQLAPYDVVVTAAADDDYDFISRYFWPASGGGEDPVTGSIHTGLAPLWAERLDKTELLAYQASQRGGKLHCRVGEQTIRVSGRAVLYLEGVIEV
- a CDS encoding DUF3010 family protein, with the protein product MRVIGVEMKGNEANICLLEQTGNLFSLPDCRIRRLNLVDINSAEQLRDFQFAFKKLVEDYRVDKIVIKQRQPKGKFAGSAHGFKMEAALQLIGDSPVHIVSQNDIKTALKEHPMPIHFADTGLKMFQETAFISAFVGCWLS
- a CDS encoding PA4780 family RIO1-like protein kinase, translated to MKTPKRILPLIEDGLVDEVLSQLMSGKEATVYTVRCGDEIRCAKVYKEASKRSFKKAVQYQEGRKVRNSRRARAIEKGSKFGRKQQEETWQNAEVDALFRLADAGVRVPQPYGCFDGVLLMDLITDDEGNVAPRLNDVSMSAEQAREDHAEVMQDVARMLSVGIVHGDLSEFNVLVDDYGPVIIDLPQAVDAAANNNAEAMLTRDIDNMTDYYAQFAPDLADTQYAKEIWALYEEGLLEGDTVLTGQVEEDDHIADVDSVMAEIKAILADEQERKERLNSEVIDLADNSEFDK
- a CDS encoding winged helix-turn-helix transcriptional regulator, with the protein product MKNNEKLFSRRSAPERSARMVETICGCKWSLTVYQLLKHEINRPGEMVRSVEGLTTKVLNNCLRHNTEYGIIERHAFNEVPPRVEYRFTDFGRKFVAILDQLEELQQGLDDD